One window of the Montipora foliosa isolate CH-2021 chromosome 4, ASM3666993v2, whole genome shotgun sequence genome contains the following:
- the LOC137999067 gene encoding uncharacterized protein: MGCGVAKQLVSLEHRPSIRLTAHRDLVGNTVNVIERDLETESFHDSEIDTMCSEMLQQYTQNHSEFTKDLKAVFHSVEKLQCLSHEEHAFGDKIELSKINKEILKLRKRSIKAAFSPGTPDEQKYNIIANFIVDLDAAVLFYLLIEQLFDSYLSCAKEQRRDGIKTGKQSIAETDSLDQLSSESLILILLVVQNFAEFHEQFCVACTSKTGVVSLCLTKSKEVEDVFKYVDNDGSGRPVRAIRILGCCFNVLYNLGRKTELVKEKVDFKGKETLVYFAKSDIAIVSPLALLSLAYVVDEESNHLILADEEILVALTSLLQKACESGRRKFDGFSAKELAEGLSRLAINDINKKVLGKKGAISVLVSMIKTSKDDGEKASATKALWMLAFDEDNKKLIKLESGALDVVSGLQHSNDPSVQKAAAGALWEIEGKNFRTNVKNESSGNHVMISYQWDNQQMLVEVKNKLQALGYRVWMDLEQMGGSTLEAMAKAVENASVVLICVSQKYKESPNCRSEAEYAYQLRKDIIPLMMQRDYRPDGWLGMILGTKLWIDLRNNHNLVTGMEKLMKELGDRGLDNQGNEALIAEQGEECGCIQEKTPGVPGIVEWTANEVECWLKDIGLNEVCKAALPRMDGQILLYLHALRNECPDYFYKCLETNLNLRNMFDLFKFREELTKLM, translated from the coding sequence ATGGGCTGTGGAGTTGCAAAGCAGTTAGTTTCCCTAGAGCATCGGCCATCTATTCGGCTCACGGCTCACCGCGATCTTgttgggaacactgtaaatgTGATCGAGAGGGACCTAGAAACGGAGTCATTTCATGATTCAGAAATAGACACCATGTGCTCGGAGATGCTTCAACAGTACACTCAAAACCATTCAGAATTCACCAAAGACTTGAAAGCTGTATTCCATAGCGTAGAAAAACTACAGTGTTTATCGCACGAAGAACATGCATTTGGTGACAAAATTGAACTCTCGAAGATTAACAAAGAAATTCTGAAACTACGCAAGAGAAGCATCAAGGCTGCTTTCTCACCCGGAACGCCTGAtgaacaaaaatacaatataaTTGCAAATTTCATTGTGGATTTAGATGCAGCAGTGTTGTTCTACCTTCTAATTGAACAATTGTTCGATTCCTATCTCAGTTGTGCAAAGGAACAACGCCGCGACGGAATTAAGACAGGCAAACAATCGATTGCTGAAACTGACAGCCTCGATCAGTTGTCTTCAGAGTCCCTTATATTAATATTACTTGTAGTACAGAATTTTGCAGAGTTTCATGAACAGTTCTGCGTGGCGTGCACAAGCAAAACTGGAGTTGTGTCGCTTTGCTTGACTAAAAGTAAAGAGGTTGAAGATGTATTTAAGTACGTGGATAACGATGGTAGTGGTCGACCTGTACGAGCTATTCGTATCTTAGGATGTTGCTTCAACGTTCTGTACAATTTGGGTAGAAAAACCGAACTGGTTAAAGAAAAGGTGGACTTTAAAGGCAAGGAGACTCTGGTTTATTTTGCAAAATCAGATATCGCTATTGTTTCTCCTCTGGCACTCCTTAGTTTGGCTTATGTCGTTGATGAGGAAAGCAATCATCTTATTTTGGCTGATGAGGAAATCTTGGTGGCCTTAACATCACTTTTGCAAAAAGCCTGTGAATCAGGGAGGAGAAAATTTGATGGATTTTCTGCAAAAGAACTTGCTGAAGGCCTTAGTCGCCTTGCCATAAACGACATAAACAAGAAGGTTTTGGGCAAAAAAGGAGCCATATCGGTCCTTGTTTCAATGATCAAAACATCAAAAGACGACGGAGAAAAGGCAAGCGCTACCAAAGCACTATGGATGCTGGCCTTTGACGAGGACAACaagaaattaattaaactgGAGTCAGGAGCGTTAGATGTGGTCAGCGGATTGCAGCACAGCAACGACCCCAGTGTTCAAAAGGCTGCTGCTGGTGCATTGTGGGAAATAGAGGGAAAGAACTTCAGAACCAATGTGAAAAACGAATCCTCTGGGAATCACGTAATGATCAGCTACCAATGGGATAACCAGCAAATGTTGGTCGAAGTGAAAAACAAGCTTCAAGCCTTGGGATACAGAGTGTGGATGGATCTGGAGCAAATGGGAGGCTCCACATTGGAGGCAATGGCTAAAGCGGTCGAGAACGCGTCTGTTGTTTTGATCTGTGTGTCACAGAAGTACAAAGAAAGTCCAAACTGCAGATCAGAAGCCGAGTATGCGTATCAATTGAGGAAGGATATCATTCCTTTGATGATGCAAAGGGATTACAGACCAGATGGGTGGTTAGGCATGATTTTGGGAACAAAACTTTGGATCGACTTAAGAAACAATCACAATCTGGTCACTGGGATGGAAAAGCTAATGAAAGAATTAGGTGATAGAGGACTAGACAACCAGGGAAATGAGGCCCTGATTGCTGAACAAGGGGAAGAGTGCGGGTGTATTCAAGAGAAAACGCCTGGAGTCCCTGGAATAGTAGAATGGACAGCTAACGAGGTGGAATGCTGGTTGAAGGACATTGGATTAAACGAAGTATGCAAAGCAGCACTTCCCAGAATGGACGGACAGATTTTGCTTTACCTCCACGCCCTACGAAATGAGTGTCCTGACTATTTCTATAAATGTTTAGAAACAAATCTTAATTTGCGAAACATGTTTGACTTGTTTAAATTTAGAGAAGAACTCACTAAGTTAATGTAA